The genomic segment AAACCCCTCTTTTAGTCTCTTTCTTATCCTTTTTTGCAGATAATCCCTTTTCATGCTTCTTATCACCTATTGCACAGCAAATGTGCTCTCTATCAATATTGTCAGCGGTTATAGTAATAATTTTAGGTAATGTCATATGTTCCTCCTTTTGTTTTTCACTGCCTAACGATAGAGTTCAGCGGCGGCGGGGAGAATTGCCACTAAACTTTATAAGCACGATTGCCCATTGAAATACTACAAAACTTTCAATCACGGCACAATCCCCCGACTACAACGATTCGTTAGGCATTTATTTTTATTGAATCTAAATAAAGTGTATCAGGACATATATCTTGTTCATGGGGCCAAGTAACGCTACCATGTAGAATTTTTACTTGGTTGAAATAATTCCTATTTTGGAGTTCTTTAAATACACCAAAATTTAGTAAATCTGAGCAATCGTAAATTTTCTCTTCTCCATTAGTGAAAACCAATATTAACTTATAATCATTAGTTGGTATAACTTTAGTGACTCTTGGATTCATAAAAGTTACCTCAAAGGATCAATTTTATAAGGCTGCTGACCTGATACAGCAAGCTCCCAATCTGCTACAAGCTCATCTTTATGCAACTCAATCCATGCCTGGAGAAGTTTCATTTTAGAATTTGGAATACTTCCATCTAAAACTTCACCCTCAGGAATAGCAATAATTACTTCATCATTTTAATACCTAACATGAATATGTGGTTTTGTATGCTGTTTATTATCTTTGAAATATATAGATAATGATTCCATAGAACATTGAGATTGATGGCATCTAATTTTCCTTATCTATATTTACCTAACCTTAGATTATCCTACCTATTGGCAATTTTATATTACTGCATTATAAATTAGGCTATTTATAGAATAGCATAAATAAAATATCCTGTCAAGAAAATTTTAAGGAATATGGCTGTTAGCTCATTTTCTGTCTAATATTTGGTATGTGTTTAGGTAGACGAGAAGAAGAAAGGAAGTTAAAATGAAAGAAAACACGAAATCCGAAGCACGAAGCACGAAACAATATCTAAATTCAAAATTCTAAACATTAGAGTTTTCAGAATGGTTTGTATCTATCAACTCCAACCAATATTTACTCTCTTTTGCTTCTTTACGGCAAATCTTTATTCTCATAACAAATAAATTATATTGTTTTGAATTTTCAATTTTAGTCATTTGAATTTGTTTTAAGATTTCGGATTTCGAATTTCGGATTTCATTTGTTCCATTAAAGCTAAACATTGTAATTGCAAAGGCTAGATTGCAAATTGTAAAATAAAAGAGAAATTTTAAAATTTTGATGTAGATTTGTTAATTTAAGAAAATTAAACAAAGCGTTTCTGGCTCTTTAATGAGGAAGCTCAACACATACAGAAAAATAAATGATAATGGATAGCCATAAAATTTTACAGATTGTCTTTATTTGCCTTCTTTTTGTAGGAAAAGGAGGAACACAGGAGATATTGAGTTTAGAAAATAGCATTAGCATTGCCTTAAAAAACAATAAATCCTTACAATTATCCCAAAAAAGAATAGAACAGGCAAAGGCAAGGTTAAAAGAGGCAAGGGCAAGTTGTTTGCCTATATTAAAACTTGACTCAAGCTATACACGGCTTGATGAGGCACCAACTATGGGTAGTATGAAGATTGGAGATGAGGATATGTATGAGATTAAAACCAGCTTCCAGCAACCCATATTTACTGGCGGTAAGATAAAGGCTGCCAATAAAATAGCAAGAGATAGCATCTCTGTTTCTGAATATGAATATAATGCCTGCAGGGCTGATGTAATGCTAAAGGTAAAAACCGCCTACTTTAGCCTTCTTAAGCTAAAAAAATTGCTTGAGGTTAGCAAAGAATCCCTTAAGCAGGTTGAAGCACATCTTAATGTTGTCAAGAGCTTTTATGATGCTGGTATGACAACTAAAGTAGATGTATTAAAGGCAGAGGTAAGCCTTAGTAATGCAGAACAAGGAGTAATTAAGTCGGAAAATGCTGTGAAATTACAAGAAGCCTCCTTTAATTCTCTATTGGGAAGGGATATGGATACACCCGTGGAGATTGTGGATGTTTTTCAGATTGAACCATTTGATATAGAGCTAAAAGCCTGCCTTAATAGCGCATATCAAAATAGGGATGATTTGCTGGCAGTAAAGAAAGAAGTGGAAATAGGCAAGGAAAATATTGCCATAGCAAAGGCTGATTATTATCCAAATATTGCACTTTTTAGCAATTATAGCTATCAAAAGGGGCAAAGTTATAAAACGGATTGGGAAGGAAGCTGGGTAGCGGGGATATTAGTAAATATTACACTTTGGGATTGGGGGGCAACAAAGGCAAAGATTGACCAGGCAAAGGAAGTCCTTGAACAAATAAAGGATAATGTGGAAATATTAAAGGATGGGATTGCTATAGAGGTAAAATCTGCCTATCTTTCTTTACAAGAGGCAGAAAAGACAATAAAGGTAGCAGAAAATCAGGTATCCCAGGCTGAAGAAGCATTCAGGATGGAAAAGGAGCGATATAAAGAGGGTATTTGCACATCTACGGATGTATTGGATGCCCAGGTTTTATTAACCCAGGCAAAAACAAATTATTACCAATCTTTGTATGATTACCATTTAGCAATGGCAAAATTGCAAAAAGCAACTTATCGTATCTAAAGGAATGGGCAAAAATTGGCATTCCAATAGGTCTTATATTTTTAATAATCTTCTTTGGCCTCCTGTTTTAATAAAAAAAGGATTTTTTCTATTTTTCTTATTGCAGATGCCCGATGGCTTACCTTATTCTTTTCTTCCAAACCAACCTCACCAAATGTTTTGTTAAATTCTGGATAAAAGAATATGGGATCATAGCCAAAGCCATTATTCCCTTTTGGCTCAAAAGAAATAAATCCTTCAACAATTCCCTCACTTGTCTTTAAAAACCCAGAAGGAGATGCAAGTGCGGCCACAGTCTTAAACCTTGCTTTTCTTTTTTCAAAAGGAACACCCTCAAGTAACTTAATAATTAGCCTATTCTTTTCATCATAGCTTATATCGCCTCCAAATCTGGAGGAATAGACACCTGGTGCACCATTTAGATAATCTATTTCAAGGCCTGAGTCCTCAGAGAGGGTAAGCATTGAAGAAAAAGCAGCATATTCAACCGCCTTCTTTATTGCATTTTCTTCTATTGTCTTTCCATCCTCAATAACATCTATCTCAAAAGGCAAAGAGGAAAGGAGAACAAATTCAATATTGGAGTCAATAATCTCCTTAATCTCCCTTATTTTATCAGGATTTTTTGTTGCTATAAGCATCTTCATTCGTATGTGTTGAGCTTCCTCATTAAAGAGCCAGAAACGAATTGTTTATTGTAAATTTTAAATTTCTATATTTCGCTACCTTTATCCAGAATTACCTTCTATACTCAAATAAAATTGGTTTTCAAGTGTCAACAACCTCTATTATCTGAAATTTTTTTGACAAGTAAGCTCTCTAATTCTCCTTTATAACTTCCAAAATTCTCAAAGAATTCATGAACTGCTGCCT from the bacterium genome contains:
- the rdgB gene encoding RdgB/HAM1 family non-canonical purine NTP pyrophosphatase, whose translation is MKMLIATKNPDKIREIKEIIDSNIEFVLLSSLPFEIDVIEDGKTIEENAIKKAVEYAAFSSMLTLSEDSGLEIDYLNGAPGVYSSRFGGDISYDEKNRLIIKLLEGVPFEKRKARFKTVAALASPSGFLKTSEGIVEGFISFEPKGNNGFGYDPIFFYPEFNKTFGEVGLEEKNKVSHRASAIRKIEKILFLLKQEAKEDY
- a CDS encoding TolC family protein, with amino-acid sequence MDSHKILQIVFICLLFVGKGGTQEILSLENSISIALKNNKSLQLSQKRIEQAKARLKEARASCLPILKLDSSYTRLDEAPTMGSMKIGDEDMYEIKTSFQQPIFTGGKIKAANKIARDSISVSEYEYNACRADVMLKVKTAYFSLLKLKKLLEVSKESLKQVEAHLNVVKSFYDAGMTTKVDVLKAEVSLSNAEQGVIKSENAVKLQEASFNSLLGRDMDTPVEIVDVFQIEPFDIELKACLNSAYQNRDDLLAVKKEVEIGKENIAIAKADYYPNIALFSNYSYQKGQSYKTDWEGSWVAGILVNITLWDWGATKAKIDQAKEVLEQIKDNVEILKDGIAIEVKSAYLSLQEAEKTIKVAENQVSQAEEAFRMEKERYKEGICTSTDVLDAQVLLTQAKTNYYQSLYDYHLAMAKLQKATYRI
- a CDS encoding DUF2442 domain-containing protein; translated protein: MNPRVTKVIPTNDYKLILVFTNGEEKIYDCSDLLNFGVFKELQNRNYFNQVKILHGSVTWPHEQDICPDTLYLDSIKINA